One window from the genome of Bacillus kexueae encodes:
- a CDS encoding glycoside hydrolase family 13 protein: MKKVWWKEAVAYQIYPRSFMDSNGDGIGDLQGIISRLDYLKDLGIDVIWICPIFQSPNDDNGYDISDYQAILNDFGTMEDFDELLEEVHKRGMKLILDLVINHTSDEHPWFIESRSSKDSPKRDWYIWRDGKGADEPNNWESIFGGSAWEFDEETEQYYLHLFSRKQPDLNWENEEVRKALYDMVNWWLDKGIDGFRVDAISHIKKEDGLQDMPNPKGLQYVPSFDKHMNVNGIHRYLEELKRETFAKYDIMTVGEANGVKIEDADLWVGEENGKFNMVFQFEHLDLWDAKTKKRIDIVELKKVLTKWQKGLENKGWNALYIENHDIPRIVSTWGNDEQYWRESATALGATYFFMQGTPFIYQGQEIGMTNVQFETIEEYDDVRDKNLYRIKRAEGVPHEEIMQYIWASSRDNSRTPMQWSNEKNAGFTTGKPWIGVNPNYETINVKAQEADANSVLSFYKEMIQLKKNNDVFTYGTYDLLVEDHPAIFAYTRTLDHEKIVVVSNLSEKDATFTSEFTVKYEGLLLYNYPVEMHEASKSITLKPYEARVYRVYE, encoded by the coding sequence ATGAAAAAAGTTTGGTGGAAGGAAGCGGTTGCGTATCAAATTTATCCGCGAAGCTTCATGGATTCAAATGGGGACGGAATCGGTGATTTACAAGGAATAATTTCAAGGTTAGATTACTTGAAGGATTTAGGGATTGATGTCATCTGGATTTGTCCGATTTTCCAATCGCCAAATGATGATAACGGTTACGATATTAGTGATTACCAAGCGATTTTAAACGATTTTGGTACAATGGAAGATTTTGATGAGCTTTTAGAAGAAGTGCATAAGCGTGGCATGAAGCTTATTTTAGATCTCGTCATCAACCATACGAGCGATGAGCATCCGTGGTTTATTGAGTCGCGTTCGTCAAAGGATAGCCCGAAGCGCGATTGGTATATTTGGCGTGATGGAAAGGGAGCGGATGAACCGAACAACTGGGAAAGTATTTTCGGAGGTTCTGCTTGGGAGTTTGATGAAGAGACTGAACAATATTATTTACACCTTTTCTCACGTAAACAACCGGACTTGAACTGGGAAAACGAAGAAGTTCGAAAAGCGTTGTATGACATGGTGAACTGGTGGCTAGATAAAGGGATTGATGGATTCCGTGTAGATGCCATTAGTCATATTAAAAAGGAAGATGGCTTACAAGATATGCCGAATCCAAAAGGGTTACAATACGTGCCTTCCTTTGATAAACATATGAATGTGAACGGTATTCACCGTTACTTAGAAGAATTAAAGAGAGAAACGTTTGCAAAATATGACATTATGACGGTCGGTGAAGCAAACGGTGTGAAGATTGAAGACGCAGACCTTTGGGTTGGGGAAGAGAACGGTAAATTTAATATGGTGTTCCAATTTGAGCATTTAGATTTATGGGATGCGAAAACGAAAAAACGCATCGATATCGTCGAGTTAAAGAAAGTTCTCACAAAATGGCAAAAAGGGCTAGAAAATAAAGGGTGGAATGCTCTTTACATTGAAAATCACGATATTCCTCGTATCGTTTCAACGTGGGGGAATGATGAGCAGTACTGGCGTGAAAGCGCTACAGCGTTAGGGGCAACGTACTTCTTTATGCAAGGAACGCCGTTTATTTACCAAGGACAAGAAATTGGTATGACGAATGTTCAATTCGAGACTATTGAGGAATACGATGATGTTCGTGACAAAAATTTATATCGTATTAAGCGGGCAGAAGGCGTTCCACACGAGGAGATTATGCAATATATTTGGGCTTCTTCACGTGACAACTCACGAACTCCGATGCAATGGTCAAATGAAAAGAACGCAGGATTTACGACAGGTAAACCATGGATCGGTGTCAACCCGAATTATGAAACGATTAATGTGAAAGCGCAAGAAGCAGATGCCAATTCTGTCTTATCGTTTTATAAGGAAATGATTCAACTAAAGAAAAACAACGATGTGTTTACGTACGGCACCTACGATTTACTAGTGGAAGATCATCCAGCGATTTTTGCTTATACAAGAACGTTAGATCATGAGAAAATAGTAGTTGTAAGCAATTTAAGTGAAAAGGACGCAACATTTACAAGTGAATTCACTGTGAAATATGAAGGGTTACTGCTTTACAATTATCCAGTTGAAATGCACGAGGCGTCGAAATCCATTACGTTAAAGCCGTATGAGGCGAGAGTATATCGCGTGTACGAATAA
- the lepB gene encoding signal peptidase I, with product MKKHLIVAAILTSVVIIGILKNMVFAEYKVDGNSMQPTLPEGEYFSINKWSYWFHDIDRFDIVVFQLPEENEVLVKRVIGLPGDEIQYKGNHLYINNQKVNEPFLPKQENEIFNQTQTGDFTLEEVTGVKQVPEDAVFVIGDNRLNSRDSRHFGFVKTKHIIGKVNPK from the coding sequence GTGAAAAAACATCTCATTGTCGCTGCCATCCTCACTTCCGTTGTGATTATAGGAATTTTAAAAAATATGGTCTTTGCCGAATACAAAGTCGATGGAAACTCAATGCAACCGACCTTACCCGAAGGCGAATATTTTTCCATAAACAAATGGAGCTATTGGTTTCACGACATTGACCGGTTTGATATTGTCGTGTTTCAACTTCCAGAAGAAAACGAAGTCCTCGTCAAGCGCGTCATCGGACTGCCTGGAGATGAAATCCAATACAAGGGCAATCACCTCTATATAAATAATCAAAAAGTGAACGAACCATTTTTGCCGAAGCAAGAAAACGAAATCTTTAACCAAACACAAACCGGGGATTTTACACTTGAAGAAGTAACCGGAGTAAAGCAAGTTCCAGAAGACGCCGTCTTTGTCATCGGAGACAACAGACTAAACAGCCGGGACAGTCGACACTTTGGCTTCGTCAAAACAAAACACATCATCGGAAAAGTAAACCCGAAATAA
- a CDS encoding TVP38/TMEM64 family protein gives MDFIDFLLSIELEDIEALFEEYRALGPLAGIVLPMLESFLPFLPLFLFVIANANSFGLWFGSLFSWIGTVTGSVIVFLLVRKFGQERFFRFLSRHEKVRRMMNWVERHGFGPLFIMLCFPFTPSAAINVVAGLSRINVWQFMLAAICGKAVMIFMMSYIGHDLRALVEQPFRTVVVIAVVIILWFIGKRIESRLNVSLAERNKKTG, from the coding sequence ATGGATTTTATCGATTTTTTGTTGTCAATCGAGTTAGAAGATATTGAAGCATTATTTGAAGAATACCGAGCATTAGGACCATTGGCAGGAATCGTCCTTCCTATGCTCGAATCATTTTTACCATTTTTACCTCTTTTCCTATTCGTAATTGCCAATGCGAATTCGTTCGGTCTTTGGTTTGGGTCCTTGTTTTCGTGGATCGGCACAGTAACGGGTTCTGTCATTGTCTTTTTGCTTGTTAGAAAATTTGGTCAAGAGCGATTCTTTCGTTTTTTAAGTAGGCATGAGAAGGTTAGACGTATGATGAATTGGGTGGAAAGGCATGGCTTTGGCCCGTTATTTATTATGCTTTGCTTTCCCTTCACCCCATCTGCTGCTATTAATGTTGTAGCTGGTCTTTCACGCATTAATGTTTGGCAGTTTATGCTTGCTGCCATTTGCGGGAAAGCCGTCATGATTTTTATGATGAGTTACATCGGTCATGACTTGCGAGCACTTGTTGAGCAACCGTTTCGAACAGTTGTCGTAATCGCCGTCGTCATCATTTTATGGTTTATCGGAAAACGGATTGAATCAAGATTAAACGTTTCACTTGCAGAACGGAATAAAAAAACGGGTTAA
- a CDS encoding M4 family metallopeptidase, translating into MRNWKKGFGAVTLSAALLTSGAVSAFAETPELKVKQQAEMVMDKQGKVKVPSFVRGNVSDAKVLTKQDIEKFFEENHELFKMNPKTKLKFVEVTTDDLGMKRYVYQPVIQNIPIDQSVVLVHTDKEGKIVAVNGEFHPNAPDKVKEKKNIHAKKAIDKAWKHIGVKQKDANQKVETAEGKQKSTLTELADLVVLHEDEQYTLAYHVQLQFIQPYPANWQIWVNAETGEVIKSQNKVHEAATTGSGIGVLGDTKSLNTYYYNNQYYLYDTTKPMAGQIETFDANNGSSLPGYYVTDSNNYFSAEWQKAAVDAHYYAGEIFDYFYNKFGRVSYDNQGSDIWSTVHYGSNYNNAAWVGNQMIYGDGDGSLFTYLSGSKDVVAHELTHAVTDTTADLVYERQPGALNESFSDVFGYFSDPTDWLIGEDIYTPGTPGDALRSLSNPTQYGQPDHMDDYQNLPVTKEGDWGGVHINSGIPNKAAYHTINSIGIQKAEQIYYRALTVYLTPNSDFSDARQALIQSAQDLYGTSTANAVASAWDQVGVY; encoded by the coding sequence ATGAGAAACTGGAAAAAAGGTTTTGGAGCTGTAACGTTAAGTGCTGCATTGCTAACGTCGGGAGCTGTGTCTGCATTTGCAGAGACACCGGAATTAAAAGTAAAGCAGCAGGCAGAAATGGTCATGGACAAGCAAGGAAAGGTAAAGGTTCCTTCATTCGTTAGAGGGAATGTTTCCGATGCAAAAGTATTAACGAAGCAGGATATTGAAAAATTCTTTGAAGAGAATCATGAGCTCTTCAAAATGAATCCGAAAACGAAGCTGAAATTTGTTGAAGTAACGACAGATGACTTAGGCATGAAGCGATATGTCTATCAACCTGTCATTCAAAATATCCCGATCGATCAGTCAGTGGTACTCGTTCACACGGATAAAGAAGGAAAGATCGTTGCGGTGAACGGTGAATTCCATCCAAATGCACCGGACAAAGTGAAAGAAAAGAAAAACATTCATGCCAAAAAAGCAATTGATAAGGCTTGGAAGCATATCGGTGTGAAACAAAAAGATGCGAATCAAAAGGTGGAGACTGCTGAAGGAAAACAAAAAAGTACGTTAACGGAATTAGCAGACTTAGTCGTGCTTCATGAAGATGAGCAATACACACTTGCATACCATGTGCAACTTCAATTCATTCAGCCTTATCCAGCGAACTGGCAAATTTGGGTGAACGCTGAAACAGGTGAAGTTATTAAATCGCAAAACAAAGTGCACGAAGCAGCTACTACTGGTTCAGGAATTGGTGTGCTAGGCGATACGAAATCATTAAATACGTATTATTATAACAACCAATATTACTTATACGACACAACAAAACCAATGGCTGGTCAAATCGAAACTTTCGATGCTAATAACGGAAGTAGTTTACCAGGCTACTATGTAACAGACAGCAATAACTATTTCTCTGCTGAGTGGCAAAAGGCAGCGGTTGATGCCCATTATTACGCAGGTGAAATTTTCGATTATTTTTACAACAAGTTTGGTCGCGTAAGCTATGACAACCAAGGTTCTGACATTTGGTCAACGGTTCATTACGGATCTAATTACAATAATGCGGCATGGGTTGGGAACCAAATGATTTATGGTGATGGAGATGGCTCTTTATTTACGTATTTATCTGGTTCGAAAGATGTAGTAGCACATGAATTAACGCATGCTGTAACAGATACGACAGCGGACCTAGTGTACGAGCGTCAGCCTGGAGCTTTAAATGAATCGTTTTCTGATGTGTTCGGATACTTCTCAGATCCTACTGATTGGTTAATTGGAGAAGATATCTATACTCCAGGAACACCGGGCGATGCGCTACGAAGCTTATCCAATCCAACGCAATATGGTCAGCCAGATCATATGGATGACTATCAAAACCTTCCTGTAACTAAAGAAGGTGACTGGGGTGGTGTCCACATCAACAGTGGAATCCCGAATAAAGCGGCTTACCACACAATCAACAGCATTGGAATTCAAAAAGCAGAGCAAATTTATTACCGCGCACTAACGGTTTATTTAACGCCAAACAGTGACTTCTCAGATGCAAGACAAGCCCTCATCCAATCTGCACAAGATTTATATGGGACAAGCACGGCTAACGCAGTTGCCAGCGCTTGGGACCAAGTAGGCGTATATTAA
- a CDS encoding competence protein ComK: MNFNRADIQHVDRFIINGETMALLPMLQPENIYTHMIGLKEEKIVSKRPSYVIDHSCRYYGSSFQGRRVGTKELIGITHKPPIVIDPSNSIYFFPTTSPTKPQCAWLSHSHITNFQKVENNRTSIQFMNGTSITVDVSFNSFSNQFYRTAQLRTVVTSRIEEEQRKLNLMLFHDGQKSMLYEQIIREFRKGIK, translated from the coding sequence ATGAATTTTAATCGAGCTGATATCCAGCATGTTGATCGCTTCATTATTAATGGAGAGACGATGGCCCTGTTGCCAATGCTCCAACCGGAAAACATTTATACGCACATGATTGGGCTTAAAGAAGAAAAAATCGTTTCGAAACGACCTTCCTATGTCATTGACCATAGCTGCCGTTATTACGGTTCGAGCTTTCAAGGAAGAAGGGTTGGAACGAAGGAGTTAATTGGCATTACACACAAGCCCCCGATTGTTATCGATCCTTCGAATTCCATTTACTTCTTTCCTACAACTTCACCAACAAAACCCCAATGCGCATGGTTGTCACATTCCCATATTACAAACTTTCAAAAGGTAGAAAACAATCGAACATCCATCCAATTCATGAATGGGACAAGCATAACGGTAGACGTATCTTTCAATTCTTTTAGCAATCAGTTTTATCGCACAGCTCAATTGAGAACAGTGGTGACTTCAAGAATTGAGGAAGAACAGCGGAAACTTAATTTGATGTTGTTTCATGATGGACAAAAGTCGATGTTATATGAACAAATTATTCGAGAGTTTCGAAAAGGGATTAAATAA